Proteins encoded together in one Pseudomonas sp. TCU-HL1 window:
- a CDS encoding YgaP family membrane protein, which translates to MDNHWQINGPAYEQNVHGLERAGSIVSGLLMARHGFHRGGVMGAWDIGLGAVLLLRGLTGHCYVKEVLHDRREALRQLRADLERLQHAADKLAKASSKPPAT; encoded by the coding sequence ATGGATAACCACTGGCAGATCAACGGCCCGGCGTACGAGCAGAACGTCCACGGCCTGGAGCGTGCCGGTTCCATCGTTTCCGGCCTGTTGATGGCGCGGCATGGCTTCCACCGGGGCGGCGTGATGGGCGCCTGGGACATCGGGCTGGGCGCGGTCCTGCTGCTGCGCGGGCTGACCGGCCACTGCTATGTGAAGGAAGTGCTCCACGACCGCCGCGAGGCCCTGCGCCAGTTGCGTGCCGACCTGGAGCGCCTGCAGCACGCCGCGGACAAACTGGCCAAGGCGTCGAGCAAGCCCCCGGCAACCTGA
- a CDS encoding thiamine pyrophosphate-binding protein has product MNQTLNSRSGGQILVDALRINGVERAFCVPGESYLAVLDALYDAQDQIDLVVCRQEGGAAYMAEAYGKLTGKPGICFVTRGPGATNASVGVHTAYQDSTPMILFIGQVARDQRDREAFQEIDFRAMFGPLAKWVVQIDDARRIPELVSQAFHRAMNGRPGPVVVSLPEDMLTELASVADAGPARSIEPHANASDMQALRHLLHRAERPLMILGGGGWNARAVADIRRFAECHDLPVAASFRCQDLFDNTHPHYAGDLGFAAGAKLVQAVKDADLLLVVGARLGEVSTNGYTTVEIPTPRQTLVHVHPGIEELGRVYQPTLGINSGMATFAALAAELPAIDGNRCPDWRAALNRNYRENLVALPSPGPVQMAEVIGWLNHHLPADAILTNGAGNYAVWVQRFYQYRTFRTQLGPTNGSMGYGVPAAVAAKLTCPERTVVAFAGDGCFLMNGQEIATAANYGANVIFVVVNNGMYGTIRMHQERHYPGRVSGTDLHNPDFAALARAYGLHGETVERTEDFPSAFERCRTAGVPSLIEIRIDPEAITPRQSLSQIRSEAEKRR; this is encoded by the coding sequence GGTCTGCCGGCAGGAAGGCGGCGCGGCGTACATGGCCGAAGCCTACGGCAAGTTGACCGGCAAGCCCGGCATCTGTTTCGTGACGCGCGGCCCGGGCGCCACCAATGCCTCGGTAGGCGTGCATACGGCCTATCAGGACTCGACGCCGATGATCCTCTTCATTGGACAGGTGGCGCGTGATCAGAGAGACCGCGAGGCCTTCCAGGAAATCGACTTTCGCGCCATGTTCGGCCCCCTGGCCAAGTGGGTGGTGCAGATCGACGATGCGCGCCGGATTCCGGAGCTGGTCAGCCAGGCGTTCCACCGCGCCATGAACGGCCGGCCGGGTCCGGTGGTGGTATCCCTTCCCGAAGACATGCTGACCGAGCTGGCAAGCGTCGCCGATGCCGGCCCTGCCCGAAGCATCGAACCCCACGCCAACGCCTCGGACATGCAGGCGCTCCGCCACCTGCTGCACCGGGCCGAACGTCCCCTGATGATTCTCGGCGGTGGCGGCTGGAATGCTCGCGCAGTCGCGGACATCCGCCGTTTTGCCGAATGCCATGACCTGCCGGTGGCCGCGTCCTTCCGCTGCCAGGATCTGTTCGATAACACTCACCCCCATTACGCCGGCGACCTGGGCTTCGCCGCAGGAGCGAAACTGGTCCAGGCGGTTAAAGATGCCGATCTGCTGCTGGTGGTCGGCGCCAGGCTCGGCGAAGTCTCCACCAACGGCTACACGACCGTAGAGATCCCGACGCCCCGGCAGACGCTGGTGCATGTCCATCCCGGAATCGAGGAGCTTGGCAGGGTCTATCAGCCCACCCTGGGCATCAACAGCGGTATGGCCACCTTCGCCGCGCTGGCGGCGGAACTGCCGGCGATAGACGGGAACCGCTGCCCGGACTGGCGAGCCGCATTGAATCGCAACTACCGGGAGAATCTCGTGGCCCTCCCCTCGCCCGGCCCGGTGCAGATGGCCGAAGTCATCGGCTGGCTGAACCATCACCTGCCCGCCGACGCCATCCTCACCAACGGCGCGGGTAACTACGCCGTGTGGGTGCAACGCTTCTACCAGTACCGGACGTTCCGCACCCAGTTGGGCCCCACCAACGGCTCGATGGGCTACGGCGTGCCAGCGGCCGTGGCGGCCAAGCTCACCTGCCCGGAGCGCACCGTGGTCGCCTTTGCCGGCGACGGCTGCTTCCTCATGAACGGGCAGGAAATCGCCACCGCGGCGAACTACGGCGCGAACGTGATCTTCGTCGTGGTCAACAACGGGATGTATGGCACCATCCGCATGCACCAGGAACGTCACTATCCAGGGCGGGTCAGTGGCACCGACCTGCACAACCCTGACTTCGCCGCCCTGGCTCGGGCCTATGGCCTGCATGGGGAGACGGTTGAGCGCACCGAAGACTTCCCTTCCGCCTTCGAACGCTGCCGGACGGCCGGCGTGCCGTCCTTGATCGAGATTCGAATCGACCCGGAAGCCATCACTCCCCGGCAATCCCTCAGCCAGATCCGAAGCGAAGCCGAAAAGCGTCGGTGA
- a CDS encoding DUF1772 domain-containing protein yields MPFIDDLAFVLAFLATLTCGLMGGLFFAFSNFVMQALARISPEAGIAAMQTINKTVLNRIFLATFLGTAGACALLVLYAFVHWEVPGTFFLLLGSLLYLLGNVGVTLVCNVPRNNALAKLDAGSPESVAPWRTYVEQWTHWNHVRTGTALAASAMLMIGLFLMLTMD; encoded by the coding sequence ATGCCCTTTATCGATGACCTGGCTTTCGTGCTCGCCTTCCTGGCCACCCTTACCTGCGGGCTGATGGGTGGGCTGTTCTTCGCCTTCTCCAACTTCGTGATGCAGGCGCTGGCGCGCATTTCGCCGGAGGCCGGCATCGCCGCGATGCAGACCATCAACAAGACCGTGCTCAACCGCATCTTCCTCGCGACCTTCCTGGGCACCGCGGGTGCCTGTGCATTGCTCGTGCTCTACGCCTTCGTGCACTGGGAAGTGCCTGGCACCTTCTTCCTGCTGCTCGGCAGTCTGCTGTACCTGCTGGGCAACGTCGGCGTGACGCTGGTGTGCAATGTCCCGCGCAACAACGCCCTGGCGAAGCTGGATGCAGGCAGCCCGGAGTCGGTCGCGCCGTGGCGCACCTATGTCGAGCAATGGACTCACTGGAACCATGTGCGCACCGGCACAGCCCTGGCCGCGTCGGCGATGTTGATGATCGGGTTGTTCCTGATGCTCACGATGGACTAG
- a CDS encoding putative hydro-lyase yields MTSPDLQQLAQLSPRELRRLIRRGDYSGHTSGTGQRHLQANIVILQKSWADEFLRFCVLNPRSCPLLDVTEPGSPYFEKLGVDIDVRSDVPRYRIHRRGQGYVEVTDIGEYWEADFVAFAIGCSFSFEQALLDAGIPLRHIELGRNVAMYRTAIDTHPAGRLAGKTVVSMRPMKAADAVRAIEITARFPMTHGAPVHIGDPVLIGIRDLASPDYGDPVPVAEEEIPLFWACGVTPQAVLAEAEPELYITHAPGHMLVSDKLYGEV; encoded by the coding sequence ATGACCTCGCCTGACCTGCAGCAACTTGCCCAACTCTCTCCCCGCGAACTGCGTCGGCTGATCCGCCGTGGCGACTACAGTGGCCACACCAGCGGCACGGGCCAGCGCCACCTGCAGGCCAATATCGTGATCCTGCAGAAGTCCTGGGCGGACGAATTCCTGCGTTTCTGTGTGCTCAATCCCCGTTCCTGCCCGCTGCTGGACGTGACTGAGCCCGGCTCGCCGTACTTCGAGAAGCTGGGGGTGGACATCGACGTACGCAGCGACGTACCGCGCTACCGCATCCATCGACGCGGTCAGGGCTACGTGGAGGTGACGGACATCGGCGAATACTGGGAGGCGGATTTCGTTGCCTTCGCCATCGGCTGCTCCTTCTCCTTCGAGCAGGCCTTGCTGGATGCCGGCATCCCGCTTCGCCACATCGAGCTGGGGCGCAATGTCGCCATGTATCGCACCGCCATCGACACCCACCCGGCTGGGCGGCTGGCGGGCAAGACCGTGGTATCGATGCGCCCGATGAAGGCCGCCGACGCCGTGCGCGCCATCGAGATCACCGCGCGCTTCCCCATGACTCACGGCGCGCCGGTGCATATTGGCGACCCGGTGCTGATCGGCATCCGCGACCTTGCGAGCCCGGACTATGGCGACCCGGTGCCGGTGGCTGAAGAGGAAATCCCGCTGTTCTGGGCCTGCGGCGTCACCCCCCAGGCAGTGCTGGCCGAAGCCGAGCCGGAGCTCTACATCACCCACGCGCCAGGGCACATGCTGGTGAGCGACAAGCTGTACGGCGAGGTGTGA
- a CDS encoding IS110 family transposase, with amino-acid sequence MSSIVGIDIAKHSFDIATLQANGKYRSKAKLINAAEGFQVLQEWLNKHSEPGAWIVMEATGTYHEALAEHFYALGYRICVMNPAQIAYYARSQLQRVKTDQVDAKLIASYGEHHQDELRAWQPEPAAIRRLRALVRRLQDLKEIEQMERNRLGVADASVQESIHSVLQRVEEQIAETLKTIRDHIDDDPDLRGKRDLLTSIDGIGEQTAALLLAELGDPLQFESARAITAFAGLNPKLQDSGKHKGHVRISRVGSARLRAGLYMPAITSMTHNPAINALAQRLRARGKAGKQIVCAAMRKLLHIAYGVLKSGQPFDAQLALARG; translated from the coding sequence ATGTCCAGCATCGTCGGCATTGACATTGCCAAGCACAGTTTCGATATCGCCACCCTGCAGGCCAACGGCAAGTACCGCAGCAAGGCCAAGCTGATCAACGCCGCAGAGGGCTTTCAGGTGTTGCAGGAGTGGTTGAACAAGCACAGCGAACCTGGGGCCTGGATCGTGATGGAGGCGACGGGTACCTACCACGAGGCGCTGGCTGAGCACTTTTACGCGCTGGGCTACCGGATTTGCGTGATGAATCCTGCGCAGATTGCCTATTACGCGCGAAGCCAGTTGCAACGGGTCAAGACGGATCAGGTCGACGCCAAGCTGATTGCCAGCTACGGCGAGCACCATCAAGATGAGCTGCGCGCCTGGCAACCCGAGCCTGCCGCGATCCGCCGTCTGCGTGCCCTGGTGCGGCGCCTGCAGGATCTCAAGGAGATCGAGCAGATGGAGCGCAATCGTCTGGGGGTGGCCGATGCCAGCGTGCAAGAGTCGATTCACTCAGTGCTGCAGCGTGTCGAAGAGCAGATTGCCGAGACCCTGAAAACCATCCGCGACCATATCGATGATGATCCAGACCTGCGGGGTAAACGCGATCTGCTGACCAGCATCGATGGTATCGGCGAGCAGACTGCCGCCCTGCTCCTGGCGGAACTGGGTGATCCGCTGCAGTTCGAGAGCGCGCGAGCGATCACTGCCTTTGCCGGGCTGAATCCGAAGCTACAGGATTCGGGTAAGCATAAAGGGCACGTACGCATTTCCCGTGTGGGCTCAGCGCGGCTACGCGCGGGCCTGTACATGCCGGCGATCACCTCGATGACCCACAACCCCGCGATCAATGCCCTGGCACAGCGCCTGCGCGCCCGCGGTAAGGCCGGAAAGCAGATCGTCTGCGCGGCCATGCGCAAGCTGTTGCATATCGCCTATGGCGTACTGAAATCCGGCCAGCCATTCGATGCCCAACTGGCCCTTGCCCGGGGCTAA
- a CDS encoding MFS transporter: MEKQATHVGGLDVDQGGHFGWYRALSKQERRTFWSCKIGYGLDGMDTQMLSFVIPTLIAIWGISTGEAGLIHTLTLLASAAGGWVAGILSDRIGRVLTLQLTVLWFAFFTFLCGLAQNYEQLLVARTLMGFGFGGEWTAGAVLIGEVIKAKDRGKAVGLVQSGWALGWGMTALLYALMFSLLPPEDAWRALFMLGLLPAIFVIIVRRLVKEPEIYKEAQKHNQGAEKVNFYEIFAPGMLSITLRASLLTTGALGGYYAITSWLPTFLKAERGLTVLGTGGYLAMVIFGSYVGYVISAFLTDLIGRKKNFILFAVGSFIVVLLYTQLTVSNAAMLWLGFPLGFFASGIFSGMGSFLTELFPTRIRGSGQGFCYNIGRAVAALFPMLIGILSQHVSLGVGIGGFAAVSYGVVILAALSLPETRGKQLEI; the protein is encoded by the coding sequence ATGGAAAAACAAGCGACCCACGTGGGCGGCCTGGACGTCGACCAGGGCGGCCACTTTGGCTGGTACCGGGCCCTCAGCAAACAGGAGCGACGTACCTTCTGGAGCTGCAAGATAGGCTACGGACTGGACGGCATGGACACCCAGATGCTCAGCTTCGTCATCCCCACGCTGATCGCCATCTGGGGTATCTCCACCGGTGAAGCCGGCCTGATCCACACCCTCACCCTGCTCGCCTCCGCCGCTGGCGGCTGGGTGGCCGGCATTCTTTCCGACCGCATCGGCCGCGTGCTGACCCTGCAACTGACGGTGCTCTGGTTCGCCTTCTTCACCTTCCTCTGCGGCCTCGCGCAGAACTACGAACAGCTGCTGGTCGCCCGCACCCTGATGGGCTTCGGCTTCGGCGGCGAGTGGACCGCCGGCGCGGTGCTGATCGGTGAAGTCATCAAGGCCAAGGACCGTGGCAAGGCCGTGGGCCTGGTGCAGTCCGGCTGGGCCCTGGGCTGGGGCATGACCGCCCTGCTCTACGCCCTGATGTTCAGCCTCCTGCCGCCGGAAGACGCCTGGCGCGCGCTGTTCATGCTCGGCCTGCTGCCGGCGATCTTCGTGATCATCGTCCGCCGCCTGGTCAAGGAGCCGGAAATCTACAAGGAAGCGCAGAAGCACAACCAGGGCGCGGAGAAGGTCAACTTCTACGAGATCTTCGCCCCCGGCATGCTCAGCATCACCCTGCGCGCCTCGCTGCTGACCACCGGCGCCCTGGGCGGTTACTACGCCATCACCTCCTGGCTGCCCACTTTCCTCAAGGCCGAGCGCGGCCTGACGGTGCTCGGCACCGGCGGCTACCTGGCAATGGTGATCTTCGGTTCCTACGTGGGCTACGTGATCAGCGCCTTCCTCACCGACCTGATCGGCCGCAAGAAGAACTTCATCCTCTTCGCCGTCGGCTCCTTCATCGTGGTGCTGCTCTACACCCAACTGACGGTAAGCAACGCCGCCATGCTCTGGCTGGGCTTCCCCCTGGGCTTCTTCGCCTCAGGCATTTTCAGCGGCATGGGCTCCTTCCTCACCGAGCTGTTCCCCACCCGCATCCGCGGCTCGGGCCAGGGCTTCTGCTACAACATCGGCCGCGCGGTCGCTGCGCTATTCCCGATGCTGATCGGCATCCTCAGCCAGCACGTCTCGCTCGGCGTGGGCATCGGCGGTTTCGCCGCAGTGTCCTACGGGGTGGTCATCCTCGCCGCCCTCAGCCTGCCGGAAACCCGCGGCAAGCAACTGGAAATCTGA
- a CDS encoding rRNA pseudouridine synthase, whose amino-acid sequence MTDPIRLSKRVIELTGCSRREAELYIEGGWVTVDGEVMEQPQCKVTDQAVALLPGATPEPLEPVTLLLNPPPGLTLEAAVRLLSPESRWADDRADVRLLRSHFARLTSTLPLQPKASGLLVLTQDWRTLRKLNEDATKLEQEYVVEVTGTPAANGLERLKRGIKVKGEELPPVKASWQNETHLRFALKNPRPGLIAAYCAAVGLNVASMKRIRIGGVPMGKVPVGQWRYLGAAERF is encoded by the coding sequence ATGACCGATCCAATTCGCTTGTCCAAACGTGTTATCGAGCTGACCGGCTGTTCGCGCCGGGAAGCGGAGCTTTACATCGAAGGTGGCTGGGTCACGGTGGACGGTGAGGTGATGGAACAGCCGCAGTGCAAGGTGACGGACCAGGCCGTCGCGTTGCTGCCCGGCGCCACGCCCGAGCCGCTGGAGCCGGTAACGCTGCTGCTCAATCCGCCCCCCGGCCTGACCCTGGAAGCGGCCGTGCGCCTGCTCTCGCCGGAAAGCCGCTGGGCCGACGACCGTGCCGACGTGCGCCTGCTGCGGAGCCACTTCGCCCGCCTGACCAGCACCCTGCCCTTGCAGCCAAAGGCCAGCGGCCTGCTGGTGCTCACCCAGGACTGGCGCACCCTGCGCAAGCTCAATGAAGACGCCACCAAGCTGGAGCAGGAATACGTGGTGGAAGTCACCGGCACCCCGGCGGCCAACGGGCTGGAGCGCCTGAAGCGCGGCATCAAGGTCAAGGGCGAGGAGCTGCCGCCGGTCAAGGCCAGCTGGCAGAACGAAACCCACCTGCGCTTCGCCCTGAAGAACCCCCGCCCGGGGCTGATCGCCGCTTACTGCGCTGCGGTCGGCCTCAACGTCGCCAGCATGAAGCGCATCCGCATCGGTGGCGTACCCATGGGCAAGGTGCCGGTTGGGCAGTGGCGCTACCTGGGGGCTGCCGAACGGTTCTGA
- a CDS encoding 5-oxoprolinase subunit PxpA, giving the protein MSRLLLNCDIGESFGAWTLGLDAEVMPLIDCANIACGFHAGDPGTMRRTIALAVQHRVSIGAHPGYPDLVGFGRRSLACSPTEVENLMLYQIGALDGLCRAQGARVSYVKPHGALYQDMMRDPAILAAVMRALAAYDAQLPLMLMSTRDNAAAQAIGDEHGVTLWFEAFADRAYDGNGYLVSRNLPGAVHHDPEQVVAQAITLARGESLRASDGSDLTLKAHTLCVHGDNPGSVAAVKRIREALEAQ; this is encoded by the coding sequence ATGAGCAGACTGCTGTTGAATTGCGATATCGGCGAAAGCTTCGGCGCCTGGACCCTGGGCCTGGATGCCGAGGTGATGCCGCTGATCGACTGCGCCAACATCGCCTGTGGCTTCCACGCCGGCGACCCCGGCACCATGCGCCGCACCATCGCCCTGGCGGTGCAGCACCGGGTCAGCATCGGCGCTCACCCCGGCTACCCGGACCTGGTGGGTTTCGGCCGCCGCTCCCTGGCCTGCTCGCCCACCGAAGTAGAAAACCTGATGCTCTACCAGATCGGCGCCCTCGACGGCCTCTGCCGTGCCCAGGGCGCCCGCGTCAGCTACGTGAAGCCCCATGGCGCGCTGTACCAGGACATGATGCGCGACCCGGCCATCCTCGCCGCGGTGATGCGTGCCCTGGCGGCCTACGATGCGCAACTGCCGCTGATGCTGATGAGCACCCGCGACAACGCCGCCGCCCAGGCCATCGGTGACGAGCACGGCGTGACCCTCTGGTTCGAGGCCTTTGCCGACCGCGCCTACGACGGCAACGGCTACCTGGTGTCGCGCAACCTGCCCGGCGCGGTGCATCACGACCCGGAGCAGGTGGTGGCCCAGGCCATCACCCTCGCCCGTGGCGAATCCCTGCGCGCCAGCGATGGCAGCGACCTGACGCTGAAAGCCCACACCCTCTGCGTGCATGGCGACAACCCGGGCTCGGTGGCCGCGGTCAAACGCATACGTGAAGCGCTGGAGGCCCAATGA
- a CDS encoding LysR family transcriptional regulator codes for MNLKFLETFVWVARLKSFRLTAEKLFSTQASISSRIAVLEGELGVKLFVRDSRGVTLTPEGHKVLEYAEQMMGTMHALKQSIDTSAATQGRIRIGAMDTVIHTWLSPLVSRVTDEFPAVEIELMADTARNLSEQLQKGYLDLIFQTDPLRHESVLNLELGSYPLCWVVSTGSIYHRDYASLAELASERVVTFSKHSRPHQDVLSLLHANGVAAPRLSCVNSVAAMTRLLRDGFGIGALPPALVSQELERGELTMLRIGPPPPGLPLVMSWRGGTGLELVDQVVELSKAVVADYAENVGKERFVLAQLKKGEGRLRSL; via the coding sequence ATGAACCTGAAGTTCCTCGAAACCTTCGTCTGGGTCGCCCGCCTGAAAAGCTTTCGCCTGACGGCCGAGAAGCTGTTCAGCACCCAGGCGTCCATCTCCAGCCGCATCGCCGTACTGGAAGGCGAGCTGGGTGTGAAGCTGTTCGTGCGCGACTCCCGTGGCGTGACCCTGACGCCCGAGGGGCACAAGGTGCTGGAGTACGCCGAGCAGATGATGGGCACCATGCATGCCCTGAAGCAGTCCATCGATACCAGCGCCGCCACCCAGGGGCGCATCCGCATCGGCGCCATGGATACCGTGATCCACACCTGGCTGAGCCCGCTGGTATCGCGAGTGACGGATGAGTTCCCGGCGGTGGAGATCGAGCTGATGGCCGACACCGCGCGCAACCTCTCCGAGCAATTACAGAAGGGTTACCTGGACCTGATCTTCCAGACCGATCCGTTGCGCCACGAGTCGGTGCTGAACCTGGAACTGGGCAGCTACCCGCTGTGCTGGGTCGTGTCTACCGGCTCCATCTATCACCGCGACTACGCCAGCCTGGCGGAGCTGGCCAGCGAGCGGGTGGTGACCTTCTCCAAGCATTCGCGGCCGCACCAGGACGTGCTCAGCCTGCTGCACGCCAATGGCGTGGCGGCGCCGCGCCTGAGCTGCGTGAACTCGGTGGCGGCGATGACCCGCCTGCTGCGTGACGGCTTCGGCATCGGCGCCTTGCCGCCGGCCCTGGTCAGCCAGGAACTGGAGCGCGGCGAGCTGACCATGCTACGCATCGGCCCGCCACCGCCGGGTTTGCCGCTGGTGATGTCCTGGCGCGGCGGCACCGGCCTGGAGCTGGTGGACCAGGTGGTGGAACTGAGCAAGGCGGTGGTGGCGGACTATGCCGAGAACGTGGGCAAGGAGCGCTTCGTGCTGGCACAGCTGAAGAAGGGCGAAGGTCGCCTGCGCAGCCTCTGA
- a CDS encoding 5-oxoprolinase subunit B family protein, translating to MSTPQLCIEVAAIDAFILRLFDRIDEANMPWMLAAGTRLRDAFGPALVDLVPSYTTLLLHYDLQQLDPRQARERIAGALADLSPETRASGRAHVIPTWYDPRVGPDLEALAQRKHMSVAELVRRHSQREYQVFALGFTPGFAFMGLVEEALAAPRLTTPRKRIAPGSVGIAERQTAVYPVESPGGWNILGRTPVRLFDLGLDGYSLLQAGDRVRFEPIEHAEFIRLGGDDTPLENQP from the coding sequence ATGAGCACCCCGCAACTGTGCATCGAAGTGGCGGCCATCGACGCCTTCATCCTGCGCCTGTTCGACCGCATCGACGAAGCCAACATGCCCTGGATGCTGGCCGCCGGCACCCGCCTGCGCGACGCCTTCGGCCCGGCCCTGGTGGACCTGGTGCCCTCCTACACCACCCTCCTGCTGCACTACGACCTGCAGCAGTTGGACCCGCGCCAGGCCCGCGAGCGGATCGCTGGCGCCCTCGCCGACCTGAGCCCGGAAACCCGCGCCAGCGGCCGTGCCCACGTCATCCCCACCTGGTACGACCCGCGCGTGGGGCCGGACCTGGAGGCCCTGGCGCAACGCAAGCACATGAGCGTCGCCGAGCTGGTGCGACGCCACAGCCAGCGCGAGTACCAGGTCTTTGCCCTCGGCTTCACCCCGGGCTTCGCCTTCATGGGGCTGGTCGAAGAGGCCCTGGCCGCCCCGCGCCTGACCACGCCGCGCAAGCGCATCGCACCCGGAAGCGTCGGCATCGCCGAACGGCAGACGGCCGTTTACCCGGTGGAAAGCCCCGGTGGCTGGAACATCCTCGGACGCACGCCGGTGCGCCTGTTCGACCTCGGGCTGGATGGCTACAGCCTGCTGCAGGCCGGCGACCGCGTGCGCTTCGAACCCATCGAGCACGCCGAATTCATCCGCCTGGGCGGCGACGACACCCCGTTGGAGAATCAGCCATGA